The genomic region ATGTAGCAATTAAACATGAAAAGTTCAGTGAAAATATTTAtaagttaaatgaaaaaacatAATAGCAGCATTCATATCATGTGAAAAACGTTCTGTCTTGCAAGAACTGAAGCTCCTATGAAGTTTTTACGATCACTGaagtattaataaaataattgttaGGTTTTTTAATTACTACTTTCCCTTAAGTTACTTACATTCATAAATTTCAAATACTCAACTACCTCAAAATACTCAGGTCTGCagtattttgagaaaaaaaaagcagtcacTGTTTCAGTGAGATGACCAATACAGCAGAATCAGTATAGTTGGAAGCTCGGGGAGGCAGGTGCTAGTTCCTTTTACAAAgactaaaaaatgtaaaaatttaaaattaaataacagaTATCAAATTTCCTAGTGCACTATAAagcaatgtgtttttttttttcattttatttatttttaaaatcaaattcattgtgatataatatacatacaataaaatgcacccattttaagGGAATACTCCTGGTGTCCACTCTGAGGTGACCTTGACTGAGAGGCTGCATGGGACAAGAGGCCATCTACAGGGTGCTAGGGTGGGAGCTCACCTCCTGCAGTCTTCACAGGTGAAGGACCTATGCCGCTTGGGGGCAAAAGCATTCCTTACCCCTCTCACCACGGCCATGCCCACCATGCCCTACATGGAGCCAGGTAACCAAGGCTCTGGTGGCAGGCCCATGATGATCAGGATTCACTGGTGTGCGGGCAAGGCTGGGACAAACAGGAGAACCTGGAGGTCTGAACTGGGTGGGGAGCCTGCCTCCAGGTCCCTTGCCAATCAGTCAACAAGTAAGGGATTTGGAGTTAGGCCCCAGCTCTTACAGACTGCTCTACAACCTGAACATGCTTCCAAACCTTTCTAAGCCAGTTTCCTCACTGGATTCAAATGGAAAATACTCTTTCAGGATGaaggtgaaaattaaatgagacaaccCATGTGAAGCCAAGACGTGGGAACTCACTTTACGCTAGCCACAATTATCCTAGTTGTCACCTTGGACGCCTGCCAAGGACACCTCCCAGGACTGTCTCCTGGCTGGCACATTCATAACCACTCTGGCTCTGAAAGATACAATCACAAAAAATGGACAGTTGGGACCAGAGTGTATTTATATGGAAGGCTCCAAAGGACCCCTTTCAACAGGATTCAATATCCAGCTTCTCCCTCAGCAGAGGCAAGGCCATGGATTCCATGTTGTGTTTTCTGAACAGGGCCCAGAGCACCATGCAACCATCCATGGGTCACAGGAGCGCTGCCAGTCCAGCCTGAAATACTACTACAAAGGCAGCAAGATCAATTCCTGCTAGGTTGCTTTATCTTTTGCATCCAAAAACAGTCCAAGGTAGTTTCAGCTGCTTCTAAATCAAGTCACAGAATAGCGGGAGACATTCCTCTGGCAAAAAAGGAAACATTCTTGTCTTGTATCTTGTACTGGTAAGTGAGGCTCCGATCCTGCTGGGCTGTGGGCTGCAATGGTCTTCTCCACAGGATCCTTAGCTACAGAGACAGGGTGAAGAATGAAAGGGGAGCAGTCACCCCAAGTACACTCCATTCTGAATcctcccctgcctcctccaggaccTTAAACTGAGGCTGTGATGAGACCTGCAGTTAGGTGTGCCATGAAGTAATGGGGCTGACTTCTAAAACAAAGCCTATGCCAGCTAAAAATAAAGGTGTCTCCCTCCCTTACAAAAATGATTTTTGCTCATTACAGAAAATGTGATAAAGGAAGACAaagggagttaaaaaaaaaaaaaaaaaaaaaagtgaaatcttagaagaaaagaaattgtcCAGAGAAAAATCCTTAAAGTACTTTATGTATTTCCCTTTGGTCCTTTTTCTATGCATAGTTTTGTACTTCTTGGCTAGACTGACTTTAGAATTTGCACATTCACATTCAAAGCTCAGGAAGGCTTGATGACGCTTCCATTGACTCAAATGCTTCAGACAGGCCACAGGCTGCCACAGTCCGTCTCCTCACACTGTGTCCACAGATACTGCCAACACAGAATTTCTGGGCTTGCTCATTTGCTTTACCTACCAGATTTGCCTTTGAATGACTCTGGACCAAACTCTCACCCACCTTAACTGGGTCAAGAGTGGTTAACATGAAGTTAATCTGAAAGCTGTGGTGGAGGCTTTGGAGTGATTCTAAAGGAGAAGTTTCAGAAAGGAGAGAACCCCAGTAGTCCCTCCCAGCAGCAGAATCCGACCTCTCTCCCAGGGTAGGACTCTCAGCTTCAAAGTACTCCAAACCTAGAGAGGGGTGACAATTGGGGCAGGAGTGGTCCATGGGTATGGCCTCCCCAagtctgtattttaaaaggaaCAGCACTGTTCTGAATATACAAAGCCTGCTGCAGTACTGCAGAGGAATTCTGCTGATATTTGATAGTATGATCCCTGTATTCCACTCCAGACAGCTGTCTCCTCTTTAGGAGAGCTCCACTTTGGTCACATATGGGACCATCATGGAAAACCAGCACTGGTCCATGTGGATAAGCACTATCTGGAGCAGGTCTCTGACTTCCATTCACACAACTTCCAAGGTTTCCCTTCTACCTAAGGAATACCCCAAACAGGCAACCCCTTAGCTCCAAGATCATCCCATAAGCAGACTCAAAGGCACAGAAGCAAGCAGCCCATTGcccacccagccccaggccccagcccctgcACACCTGCCCATGCACGTCCCTGCAGAAGCCGGTGGCCAGGCCCTCGGCCCGCAGGATCAGGTGGCTCTGGTGACTGAGGCCATTCAGCAGCAAGTCGTTCTCCTCATCCTCAGCGTCTCCACTGTCATGCACAAGGGCCACCATGTTTCCCTGCATCACAGATACAAGATGGAAACCTGCTCCTGACTGGAAGGGACACAAGGATCACAGAGCACTGGGTTCTCAGTCCCCCCAGGCCCCTGCACTTCCTCTCACTGATCACCCTCCCTGCTACTGTACCATCCCCTCTATGGGAAGGACCTGCCTGGGCTCCAGGACCCTAATTCTAATCATCCACTGGACAGTTTCACCATGTGTCCAACCTGTACTTCCAACTCAATCTAAAACCAAGCTCAcatgtcatcttcaaaatgaGCTCTCTCTCCTTAATTCCTTAATGTTATTCTAAGTGTCACCACACTGCCAGGCACCAATTCACCCAGTCAACAGTTCCTAAGCACTTATTGTGTTCCAGACCCCACAGTGGAGATAAGAGGCGAGAGGTGCAGGCCCTGGAGACAGAGACATACAATACAGGATGACAATGCAAGGAGAGAAGGGGGTATGGAGGGCTAAGGgagaccaaaaaagaggcatcCTGTTCACCCTGGAGAGGCAGTCAAGAGTTGGAGACATCGGAGCTGAGTCTTGAAGGACAAGTAGGAGTGAGCTGAGCAGAAGTGGAAGGGAAGGTCAAACACATCAAAGGGGTCCCCTTAAATAAAGGAATACTGCCCAgttgttaaaaagaatgaagcagatccATGCATTCTGTTTTCAGGCAACAGACACCAAAATATACTGTTGTAGTGTTACAGGAAAAAAGAAGTAACAGACAGTGGCGATGGGAGGTTACTAATAATGTGAAGAAAAAGGTAAGGAGacaaaagtacatgaaaatatgtCCATAACTGCAGAAACTCTTTGGAAGGATGCACATTGCAGGGAGAGAGGCAATTAATCTTTGctaaagtttctttctttcttgttttatttatttatttatttattttgaactaTGCCCAAGACTTACTATTTCAACtaaaagtaaccattttacaaaaaaaaaaagggcagtaGTGGGCCACAGAGCCAGGTTGAGCCATGGGAGTTGGCTTTGCCTACTTCACTTTCAACCCCAGTTCTGTTACCAACTGTGCCCTCCAAACCCCTTGCATTTCCTCCGCCTTCCATTCTCTCCACGTTACCCTGGTTCCTGACCCTGAGACTCTAAGCCTCGACAGCCTTAGAAGTTTCCCTAAACACATCTCCCAGGCAGGACTTGGCACACAGGAGTACCCAACACGCATTCCTAGATAGTTCCACACCTGACTAACTCACTTAGCTCACTTCTCCAATGGCTCTGCACTGCCAGCCTGACCacaccatgaaaatgtccacaggTTCCAACCAGTTGCGCCACCACATTGAAGAGCAGCCACTGAGGGCCAGCCACTGTGTTCATATGTTACAAGCTTCATCTCAATTCCTACAGTCAGGTTCCAGTGAAGTAAGCACctctgccatttcttttttattagttgGTTTACAGTAACTGTTCATAACTCCATTATGGCAAAATTATATTCTTGCCTCAGAATTTGGTAACAAAGGGAATATCCTCTAATTGTACTGCACCTCACAATTTTTAGAGCAGTCTATACCCATTATCTCAGGTGATCTTCAAAATACACTAAGAGATGAGAATAACTTGCCTCAGGTCACACAGGCAATGTGTGGCAGAAGGGAGATGGCAGCAGTACCGCACATGGCTGGTCCCATCAAAGACAGTGCTGTGATCATTCCTTCAATTttgagggttttattttttagcagTGACAAGCAGGGTGGGTGAACCAAAAGATTTCTGAGAATGCCAGAGTAAAGCCAAAACCCCaaacaaagtgaaaagaaaagatcACTGCAAACAAGTGAGGTCTGGATCTGTCTGGGCTTGCAAAGGTCACAGGAGGGAGCACAGAAAGCAGGGCCCATCGTACCTTTAGTTCCCAGCACACAGTGGCTCTGCAGTACTGGACAAAGTCCAGCACGGCCACTGCCCCCATGCCCAGGCTCAGCAGCACACTGAGATCATCCACCAGTAGCACCGGGTACTTCCATGCAGTCTCCTCACCGTCCACGGGCTTCAGGGCCTCCTGCACAAACTCATACAATGGCTGCAGATTCCCAGTGTTGGCCTCCCTGGATACACAGGGCAAAAGTCACCAGAGCGTACACTCTCACTACCAAAACTTATCTGGGATGCGCAGCACCACGAGAAAGGGCTGGGGGGAGGCAAAGAGCTATATCACAAGCCTTGGCACCACGGAGTTTATAATCTGGTTGGAAAGAAAGGCATGCATACATGCATGAATAAGTTTTATCCaacttaaatatttactgaggattCCTAGGTACAAAGCACTGTGCTAGAAACTGGGGGACACAAAAATAGTCTCTGGGGCCCTTTAGCAATATCATAGAGGCTCTCGACCCATAAGCTAAAGATTAACTTGAATTGGACCTGCAGAAGAAGCCTTCCCAGGAGGTCATACCTAggtatgaaaaattaaatggcAATTCAGGTGTATTGGCAGTGAGGAGGAGTTGTCTAAGGGCCGCCTGTACACTAAACAGAACTGTTCTGTTTCTGACACAAGGTGACCTAGCTATCTCCATCTTCCTTAATGACTAGCTTCACAAATTATTTCTCAGCAATGGGTGGAGACTCAAAAAGCAAGAGAGCACAAGGCCCAAGGCAACTGTCCTACTGTCCCATGCTCCAAGGGTGGGCCACTGGCATTGGGTTATCCTCACCGAAAACAGAGAGAACTACTTCCCACAACTTTAGGGGGCAGTTGTAACCAGTCTCATTGTTCAGAAGAAGAGATCAAGGTTCAGAGATCCTGAGGGATGTGTGCAAGGTCAGGAGTCCAGGGTCAGGGTACCAGGACTCTGACTCCATGCTGCCTCCATCCCCTGCAAGAGGGTATGTCAGAGAGAGGGGCAGTGAGGAGAGTTCCTGTGGGGACTCTTTGGTGGTAGAGGAAGAACAGCAGACAGGAGGGGACTGCACACAGCTATGTTTGTAGCTGATGTTCATAAGGGATGAGAAGCAGGAAAACCAATCTCAGACCTGTGCTGCTGAAcatcaaactttttcttaaaagccagacagcaacgtggaatatgactcccagggaggaatgtagacctggcatcgtgggacggagaacatcttcttgaccaaaagggggatgtgaaaggaaatgaaataagcttcagtggcagagagattccaaaaggagccgagaggtcactctggtgggcactcttatgcacactttagacaacccttttaggttctaaagaattggggtagctggtggtggatacctgaaactatcaaactacaacccagaacccatgaatctcgaagacagttgtataaaaatgtagcttatgaggggtgacaatgggattgggaaagccataaggaccacactccactttgtctagtttatggatggatgagtagaaaaataggggaaggaaacaaacagacaaaggtacccagtgttcttttttacttcaattgctctttttcactctaattattattcttgttatttttgtgtgtgtgctaatgaaggtgccagggattgatttgggtgatgaatgtaccactatgtaatggtactgtaaacaatcgaaagtacgatttgttttgtatgactgcgtggtatgtgaatatatctcaatcaaatgaagattaaaaaaaataataataaaaataaaaataaaactgtaacatcgactaaaaaaaaaaaaaagccagacagtAAACATTCTAGGCTTccaggccatatggtctctgccTCAACTACTCAGCTTTGCTGTtacagcacaaaagcagccaggGACATGTAAATGGATGAATATGAcaatgttccaataaaactttttttttttttttttaataacaacagGTGGCTACCCCATGGGTTGTAGTTTCCTAACCCCTATATCAAACCAAGAACAGAGCAAAGGTAAGTGCTAAGGCTCTGCAGTCAGGGCTGAGAAACAGCAAAGCAAAAAGCTCTGCCCTATTCCCAGCAAATAACACTAGCTATTGCTTTTAGGACAACTGTACACCCTCTGCCCTGTGATAAGAGCCAAGAGCTTTCCAATAATGTCAGGGAAACGTCTGACTCCAGAAGTCAGCTCTGTCTTCCTACACAATGAGAAGAAGGAATCACACAGCAGCCCTTGTCTGGGCCCATCTACCAGGTGTGCACCTCAAGGATGGGCTGCAGGATCACTGACCTGAGAAACTGCAGGGGGTGTGTCTCCTCCTGGGCCCGGAAGAAGAGTTCCACCGAAGACTTGAGACCCTCGAGGAAAACAAGCTGCCCGCGCTCCCGTGCAGTGGTCAGGCTGACACCCTAAACATGACAAAGATGAGAAAGACTTACTGTGCCCTGGAGGGAGCCCATCAGAGAGGCAAGACACACAGCTCACAAGAGGGCACAGGATACATTCCAAACCCTGCAAACACGTTACCTGTCCACACTAAGTATGGGGCCCATGCCTTCTTTCCCTTGGGGCTCCCAATCCACAGCCCCCATTCCATTTTCAGATGTGCATTTATATTTAGatgtcacattttttaaaaatgtaccctCTTTTGTTTATATATCATGTTTATGATTTGCCaatacagtttttttaatttacagtagtgatataaaatttcctttttaaaagcaTGTATTTACAAAGTTcagcatatttaaaaacaaaaatgaataacaGTAAGACAACGGGAAAATGATCAGTATCTAGAAAATGGTGGCACAGAAGAAAGAGCCAGGCTTTGGCTTTGAATTCCACTAACCCTCTGTGCTTATTTCCCCATCAGTGATATAGGACCTCAGGATTGTTTTAAGGTCTTAAATAACATAACTCATGGAATACATTTGTCAGGTTGTCTGATACAGAATAAGAACTCATCACAGGTAAGTTTTTCTCTGTAACTGAACAAATGCTTCCCTCAGGATTAGTGGACATGaactctttttttgggggggaatttttttgttttttattagagcagcTATAGATCTATAGAAAAATCATGGAGATAggacagagttcccataaactcTACACACATAtacagttttccccattattttgCATTAGTCTGATACTTTcgttacaagtgatgaaacagGGCAACATGAACTCTTGACACTAGTTCAGAGGTCAGCAAATTTTTTCCATGAAGAGCTAAAGAGTAAATATGTTAGGCTTTAtaggccatacagtctctgttgcaactactcaaatATACcactgtagcacaaaagcagccacagataattcataaatgaatgagtgtggcttGGTtgcaataaaacttcatttacaaaaatggGACATGAGCAGTAGTTTGCCAACCCTTATTCTAGACCAGGACTCTTCTCAAATATGGTTCTACATGAACCACCTGAGTAAGAATCCCTTGAGAAACGTGAGTCAACTGCAGATACCTGAGCTCCACTCTAGACCTACAGAACCAGCAGCTTTGGGAGTAGAGCCAGGGAATCAGCATTCCAACAAATACCCAGGGATCTTTATCTGGGACGACATGCTCTAGTTTTGCAACACACTACTCTATCTGTACAGAAACAGGTGACATGGAACTCTTCTGATTCCCCACATACCTGGACCAGGTCTCAAATGTTTATTCATATGACAAACACCCAGTGTCCTCTCCTATTCAAGACCATATACTACAACAGCTGTCGCTGGCAGGGAGAAAGACCTGATCAACACCTTTGTTCTTGCTCATTACTATTCTACTTCTGTGAAGCACATACTCCAGTACTGCAAATGCCAAGAACTGCATATGCCATTCCTGCCTGATTCACAGGTAATAGAAAAAGTAGCCAATTGGGACATGACAGTACACATCTTTCTCTCCCAGAAATACCCAGATGCTAGGGCCTTAGAGACATGCTTCAGAGACTGGAATGCAACATCTATTGTGGACATGACCATTCCTTTGAGTTCATGCCCTGACCTCTAACGCAGAAActtcttccttctctgtaaaTGATTGGAAAGAAAGAGTCTACTCTTTATCTCACCACCTCATTTATTTATAATAGGGAAGGTAACTTGGCCCAACAGTAATattgggattttaaaaatcactgtggATGGGTGGCCTGGTTCTCTCCCTCTCTGAGGGTGGCTGGGCAGTAAAAAATAGGCCATCTCCTTTGAGCTCCCTTCAGGCAGTGAGTCCACTTTGTCACAGGTAATGCGTAAAGGCAAAGGGTAGGCCAGGAGGCTCACCGGCCTGC from Choloepus didactylus isolate mChoDid1 chromosome 1, mChoDid1.pri, whole genome shotgun sequence harbors:
- the ELP6 gene encoding elongator complex protein 6 isoform X2; translation: MFPELNNLLNTTPDRAEQGVSLTTARERGQLVFLEGLKSSVELFFRAQEETHPLQFLREANTGNLQPLYEFVQEALKPVDGEETAWKYPVLLVDDLSVLLSLGMGAVAVLDFVQYCRATVCWELKGNMVALVHDSGDAEDEENDLLLNGLSHQSHLILRAEGLATGFCRDVHGQLRILWRRPLQPTAQQDRSLTYQYKIQDKNVSFFARGMSPAIL
- the ELP6 gene encoding elongator complex protein 6 isoform X1; translation: MFPELNNLLNTTPDRAEQGKLTLLCDAKTDGSFLVHHFLSFYLKANCKVCFVALIQSFSHYNIVGQKLGVSLTTARERGQLVFLEGLKSSVELFFRAQEETHPLQFLREANTGNLQPLYEFVQEALKPVDGEETAWKYPVLLVDDLSVLLSLGMGAVAVLDFVQYCRATVCWELKGNMVALVHDSGDAEDEENDLLLNGLSHQSHLILRAEGLATGFCRDVHGQLRILWRRPLQPTAQQDRSLTYQYKIQDKNVSFFARGMSPAIL